One Manihot esculenta cultivar AM560-2 chromosome 18, M.esculenta_v8, whole genome shotgun sequence genomic window carries:
- the LOC110606470 gene encoding uncharacterized protein At1g21580 isoform X2 encodes MDPRSPYIHHTRYVPRHPQPPPPAPPQPQPQPQPQPQSHPHPDHPFPNNPNVYAPHHSSLLTAPPPLRPQPRPPPPQPSYHSLPAPPQFNPHNSQFSYNPNSFNSNHPRSHPDVHNFPQSPRFMHHKPFDDDLPRRLPDYIRDDRPDLWDSPRFLPDRWPSRPYPPANLEADSYRRPLDNQPMSPVKIRRELEGNSRFVGEHKQREEHILGRGDDNYHRRGQFGSTSNRSSRDFRMVSNQMNHSSPGDNLRGLPYDDGMDENQRWVHDREVNEDAHFSFIERGSNEIGDAAGIRVAAGKREHYRCREVNAQLERHSSKGSREDNYEFSRISRKPPQKKSVLLRIQKPNYRNREDERLHYLGYLDDNKYSSFRGKEQNMYQNHDMEEQVREGSPVELDVSFKSNSLVAKAIATPSSAGVSDLHVTPRNEKVRKVLILNKDSSGSSAIKPSAGTGKLENAALATTSSSDKDLLQPKVEAAASGIGNVHDSSSLPGSSGTITSVENSKLETSTKSSVSNKGGTNVISGKTSSLKVAKKKKIVKRVVKKVVNPLSSSSSQPTTKCDGSLTADGFAYGLPASSEPEKSVAEASVDIVIPQPHSNETIMMPDTENDRVERFAKIMVSDNDTITDSGGLCVPNIKRKRSHSSSPLGSSGRKESKINEKMANGNSANYLHVSSTDKDFGKLLDGTASSDIDSLEPASKQLCLDADSLLLENNAASGSPKDLEMKTHSAKGNTDFGFLSSEEIKIHEGPASSCNTTLGCESDSGLISDGVTVSDIRTTDVRSKEACINQGNHLVENGVVDQFLNANFSAGSGKIFWQSYSGERTIQNVAPHASCSNEVGTHFHSDSGHTIAGEINFSCHGTIDDVCKRPSSDRVSLSLENVPTGGSPNCMISTDGSKEDTPSIKNSNTNIEMPQLHISKSEVNNSYLKPVNMVTSGTWVDTTLRLSFKDPTPTEFTVSGGGSENVGLQGCKDGINDFYQRSSPDVMEANVSVNRTINVGPDGTSPKNQKKRKFSCSQLESTNQLTRLMASYESEGPLSADISELALEVSSNSGNGLMQPEVDTSVCAMNHLFTPDFPPLQKETVPLDNCSVGGYHGTVDSLRDGKQLADATLIMAGSSHQSNSIHIESAEAETMDLDAGEEQDIVDSGTAQCQFPSELRFPDSNERLPRADVENDFQHMKNDLPSMSSYLSSLKDGNEVSTINSSGEAMGFLSDTLSDMDCLETLPDIPGTSHSQLSIEEVVMDQEILLEKHAIQGGSNLSVGTTGSPNTEINSNSNHGVENDFSFSGKNGLLPSQNSRNSTQIANTMSGGHRRKIQPAQAVSKIFPGRSSVVFTASKNTASSTHISKPRTWHRTENPSTLGQPGNKAFSSTAPTQWKFPKKITKFQNTSYIRKGNSLVRKPTTVAAQSQSSHGLSSSVNRMNSLGTDELKKNAGSDTRTGVAEPSNFARTGVTAAFERPRTPPLTCATKLPNHATNSLGDCKSSLPGEPLHNCAVETASDNMNSAVSNGVLKSSENAIVISENPITQTGQINNLDCHNELNGGSAVSSNANNITYVKRKSNQLVAASRPCSPSVRDANNIPGLPSDGYYKRRKNQLVRTSVESHVQPTVIMPDETVNPDGQTPHNITSRRSSSKRRSRKAMTKSCKPSKFSFVWTLHSAQLSNGDDSLHRQKFLPHLFPWKRATYWRSFTPNTATNPSNSSLSTIRKLLLLRKRDTVYTRSKHGFSLRKSKVLSVGGSSLKWSKSIEKRSKKANEEATLAVAEAEKKKREQSDASGAVSGTKNRNCSSHKSVHSINLHPGERIFRIGSFRYKMDSSRRTLQRISDEDSSRSAAFQTEKDSKRPYVPRRLVIGKDEYVRIGNGNQLVRDPKKRTRILASEKVRWSLHTARSRLARKRKYCQFFTRFGKCNKDDGKCPYIHDASKIAVCTKFLNGLCFNSDCKLTHKVIPERMPDCSYYLQGLCTNKNCPYRHVHVNPNASTCEGFLRGYCADGNECRKKHSYVCPAYEATGSCPQGSKCKLHHPKNRSKGKKSKQSREKKNALGRYFGSMHTSVSEPGTALPGTYSAQDNSKVYIGGSIGDYISLDDGEAARETIYLADEQASFSEGDPLDLQLVELDELIKPIRIMT; translated from the exons ATGGATCCTCGCTCTCCTTACATTCACCATACCAGGTACGTTCCTCGCCATCCTCAACCTCCGCCTCCTGCTCCGCCTCAACCTCAACCTCAGCCTCAGCCTCAGCCTCAATCGCATCCTCATCCTGATCATCCTTTCCCCAATAATCCTAATGTCTATGCACCTCACCATTCTAGCCTCCTCACTGCACCTCCTCCTCTCCGACCACAACCGCGTCCTCCTCCTCCACAACCTTCCTACCACTCTCTCCCTGCACCACCTCAATTCAATCCTCATAATTCCCAATTCTCCTACAATCCTAATTCATTTAATTCTAATCACCCCAGATCACACCCTGATGTTCATAATTTCCCCCAATCGCCTCGCTTTATGCACCACAAACCTTTCGACGATGATCTTCCGCGTCGATTACCTGATTATATACGTGATGACAGACCTGATTTGTGGGACTCACCTAGGTTTTTGCCAGATAGATGGCCCTCTAGACCCTACCCTCCTGCTAACTTGGAGGCGGACTCATATCGCCGCCCTCTAGATAACCAGCCCATGTCTCCTGTGAAGATTAGGCGTGAATTAGAAGGTAATTCTAGGTTTGTAGGGGAACATAAACAGAGAGAAGAACATATACTCGGTCGTGGTGATGACAATTATCATCGTCGGGGTCAATTTGGATCCACTTCAAATAGGTCTTCAAGGGATTTTCGAATGGTATCGAATCAAATGAATCACAGTTCTCCTGGTGATAATCTGCGCGGTTTGCCCTATGATGATGGAATGGACGAGAATCAGAGATGGGTACATGACAGAGAGGTTAACGAAGATGCGCATTTTTCCTTTATTGAAAGGGGGAGTAATGAAATTGGTGACGCTGCTGGAATTCGAGTTGCCGCTGGGAAACGTGAGCATTATAGGTGCAGAGAAGTGAATGCACAGTTGGAAAGACATAGTAGTAAGGGAAGTAGAGAGGATAATTATGAGTTTAGTCGCATTTCAAGGAAGCCCCCGCAAAAAAAGAGTGTTCTTCTTAGGATTCAAAAGCCTAATTATAGGAACAGAGAGGATGAAAGGTTGCATTATTTGGGTTATTTGGATGATAACAAATATAGTTCTTTTAGGGGTAAAGAACAAAATATGTATCAGAATCATGACATGGAAGAGCAAGTTAGAGAGGGAAGCCCTGTAGAACTTGATGTGTCTTTCAAGTCTAATTCACTGGTAGCGAAGGCTATTGCTACTCCAAGTTCTGCAGGTGTTTCTGATTTGCACGTGACGCCTAGGAATGAGAAAGTAAGGAAAGTATTGATCCTTAATAAGGATAGTTCAGGTTCATCAGCAATTAAACCCAGTGCAGGTACAGGAAAATTAGAAAATGCTGCATTAGCAACAACTTCCAGTTCGGACAAGGACCTACTACAGCCCAAAGTGGAAGCTGCAGCTTCTGGTATTGGTAATGTGCATGATAGTAGTTCACTGCCTGGTTCCAGTGGGACTATAACCTCAGTTGAAAATAGTAAACTGGAGACATCTACTAAGAGTTCTGTGTCAAATAAAGGGGGAACTAATGTTATTTCTGGTAAAACATCTTCTCTCAAGGttgcaaagaagaaaaaaatagtGAAGAGAGTAGTGAAAAAAGTTGTAAATCCTTTGAGTTCTTCAAGTTCCCAGCCAACTACAAAGTGTGATGGATCTCTGACAGCAGATGGCTTTGCCTATGGTCTACCTGCATCTTCTGAACCTGAAAAGAGTGTTGCTGAAGCTTCAGTTGACATTGTCATTCCACAGCCTCACTCAAATGAAACAATTATGATGCCTGATACTGAGAATGACAGAGTTGAGAGATTTGCTAAGATCATGGTATCTGACAATGACACAATTACTGATTCTGGTGGATTGTGTGTACCTAATATAAAGAGAAAGAGGAGCCATTCATCTTCTCCTCTGGGTTCTTCTGGTCGCAAAGAAAGCAAAATCAATGAGAAAATGGCAAATGGTAATTCTGCCAACTACTTGCATGTCTCAAGTACTGACAAGGATTTTGGTAAATTGCTAGATGGAACTGCTAGTTCTGACATTGATAGTCTTGAACCCGCCAGCAAGCAACTTTGTCTGGATGCAGACTCATTATTGCTTGAGAATAATGCAGCAAGTGGATCTCCCAAGGATTTGGAAATGAAAACTCATTCTGCTAAAGGCAATACTGATTTTGGTTTCTTAAGTTCTGAGGAAATTAAGATTCATGAGGGCCCTGCAAGTTCATGTAATACGACCTTGGGGTGTGAGTCTGACAGTGGTTTAATATCGGATGGAGTTACAGTTTCAGACATTAGGACGACAGATGTTAGAAGCAAGGAGGCTTGTATAAATCAGGGTAATCATTTAGTGGAGAATGGTGTTGTAGATCAGTTTCTAAATGCTAATTTTTCTGCAGGAAGTGGCAAAATTTTCTGGCAATCATATTCAGGTGAAAGGACAATTCAGAATGTTGCCCCACATGCGAGCTGTTCCAATGAAGTAGGTACTCATTTTCATTCTGACAGTGGTCATACTATTGCAGGAGAAATTAATTTTTCCTGCCATGGGACTATTGATGATGTTTGCAAGAGGCCATCTTCAGATAGGGTTAGTTTGTCACTTGAGAATGTTCCTACAGGAGGATCACCGAATTGCATGATTTCTACTGATGGCAGCAAGGAGGATACACCTAGCATTAAGAACAGCAATACAAATATTGAAATGCCTCAGTTACATATTTCAAAATCGGAGGTGAATAACTCATATTTAAAGCCTGTAAACATGGTGACCTCTGGAACTTGGGTGGATACAACCTTAAGGCTGTCTTTCAAAGATCCTACTCCAACAGAGTTTACAGTTTCTGGTGGTGGCTCTGAGAATGTTGGGTTGCAAGGTTGTAAAGATGGAATTAATGATTTTTACCAGAGAAGTTCACCGGATGTGATGGAGGCCAATGTGTCAGTTAACAGAACTATTAATGTTGGTCCAGATGGGACATCACCCAAgaatcaaaagaaaagaaaattctcTTGTTCTCAACTGGAGTCGACTAATCAATTGACTCGTTTAATGGCATCTTACGAGTCAGAGGGACCTCTAAGTGCAGACATCTCAGAATTAGCTCTAGAAGTGTCTTCCAATTCTGGCAATGGTCTGATGCAACCAGAAGTTGATACCTCAGTGTGTGCCATGAATCATTTGTTCACTCCTGATTTCCCACCTTTGCAGAAAGAGACTGTACCACTTGATAATTGTTCTGTGGGAGGATATCATGGCACTGTGGATTCACTTAGAGATGGTAAGCAGCTTGCAGATGCAACTCTAATTATGGCTGGAAGTAGTCATCAAAGCAACTCTATTCATATAGAAAGTGCTGAGGCAGAAACAATGGATTTAGATGCTGGAGAAGAACAAGATATTGTTGACAGTGGGACAGCTCAGTGCCAATTTCCTTCAGAACTTCGGTTCCCTGACTCAAATGAAAGATTGCCTAGGGCAGATGTGGAGAATGATTTTCAACATATGAAGAATGATTTACCTTCTATGTCGAGCTATTTGTCTTCATTAAAGGATGGTAATGAAGTTTCTACTATCAACTCTAGTGGTGAAGCTATGGGGTTTTTGTCTGATACTTTATCTGACATGGATTGTCTTGAAACATTGCCTGATATCCCAGGCACATCACACAGCCAACTTTCCATTGAAGAGGTAGTTATGGATCAAGAAATCCTACTTGAGAAGCATGCAATTCAAGGTGGTTCTAATTTATCTGTTGGTACTACTGGTTCACCAAATACTGAAATTAATTCTAACTCCAACCACGGAGTAGAAAATGATTTCTCTTTTAGTGGGAAGAATGGACTTTTGCCATCACAGAATTCCAGAAATAGTACTCAAATTGCGAATACCATGAGTGGAGGGCACAGGAGGAAGATTCAGCCTGCTCAAGCTGTCTCTAAGATTTTTCCAGGTCGCTCATCTGTGGTATTTACTGCTTCAAAAAACACAGCCTCTTCAACCCATATCTCAAAACCTCGAACATGGCACAGAACGGAAAATCCATCTACTTTGGGTCAGCCGGGAAACAAGGCTTTTTCAAGCACTGCTCCTACACAATGGAAATTTCCTAAAAAGATCACAAAGTTCCAGAACACCTCTTACATTCGTAAGGGTAACAGTCTTGTCAGAAAACCTACTACAGTGGCTGCTCAATCCCAGAGTTCTCATGGTTTGAGTTCTTCTGTTAATCGGATGAACTCTTTGGGTACAGATGAACTGAAGAAGAATGCTGGATCTGACACTAGAACAGGTGTTGCTGAGCCATCAAATTTTGCACGAACAGGAGTGACTGCTGCTTTTGAGAGGCCCAGAACACCACCATTAACCTGTGCCACTAAATTGCCAAACCATGCTACCAATTCTTTGGGGGATTGTAAATCTTCCCTGCCAGGAGAGCCTCTTCATAATTGTGCTGTTGAAACTGCATCAGATAATATGAATTCTGCAGTAAGTAATGGTGTGCTAAAGTCTTCTGAGAATGCAATAGTAATTTCAGAAAATCCCATTACTCAAACTGGCCAGATTAACAATTTGGATTGCCATAATGAACTAAACGGTGGGAGTGCAGTGTCTTCAAATGCCAACAATATAACATATGTTAAACGAAAATCAAATCAGTTGGTTGCAGCTTCAAGACCTTGTTCACCGTCTGTTAGAGATGCTAATAATATCCCGGGCTTACCTTCTGATGGCTATTACAAGAGGAGAAAAAATCAGCTGGTTAGGACTTCAGTAGAAAGCCATGTTCAACCAACTGTCATCATGCCTGATGAAACTGTAAATCCTGATGGGCAAACTCCTCATAACATAACTTCCAGAAGAAGTTCGAGTAAGAGACGATCTCGAAAAG CCATGACAAAGTCATGTAAACCTTCAAAGTTCTCTTTCGTCTGGACATTACACAGTGCTCAATTGTCCAATGGTGATGATTCATTGCACCGTCAGAAGTTCTTGCCTCACTTGTTTCCCTGGAAAAGAGCAACATACTGGAGAAGTTTCACGCCAAATACAGCTACCAATCCCAGTAATTCTTCCTTATCAACAATTAG GAAATTGCTTCTATTGAGAAAGAGGGATACTGTTTACACAAGATCAAAACACGGATTTTCACTTCGAAAGTCCAAGGTATTAAGTGTGGGTGGATCTAGTTTAAAATGGTCAAAATCCATTGAAAAGCGATCGAAGAAAGCTAATGAG GAAGCTACCTTGGCAGTTGCTGAAgcagagaagaagaaaagagaacaGAGTGATGCTTCAGGTGCCGTTTCTGGGACAAAGAACAGAAATTGTTCTTCTCATAAGTCAGTTCATAGTATAAATCTGCACCCAG GTGAACGGATATTCAGGATTGGTTCATTTCGCTACAAAATGGATTCCTCAAGGCGGACCCTTCAGAGGATATCGG ATGAAGATTCATCACGTTCGGCTGCTTTTCAAACAGAAAAGGATTCCAAGAGACCTTACGTTCCAAGGAGATTAGTGATTGGCAAAGATGA ATATGTCCGAATTGGCAATGGCAACCAACTTGTTAGAGATCCAAAGAAACGAACACGCATTTTGGCAAGTGAGAAAGTTCGATGGAGTTTGCACACTGCTAGATCACGATTGGCTAGAAAGCGAAAGTATTGTCAATTTTTCACAAGATTTGGGAAATGCAACAAAGATGATGGAAAATGCCCTTACATTCATGATGCCTCCAAAATTGCTGTCTGCACAAAGTTTCTAAATGGTTTATGTTTTAATTCAGACTGCAAATTGACTCACAAG GTGATTCCAGAAAGGATGCCAGATTGCTCTTACTATTTGCAAG GTCTTTGCACCAATAAAAATTGCCCATACAGGCATGTGCATGTGAATCCAAATGCATCTACTTGTGAAGGATTTTTGAGGGGATATTGTGCCGATGGCAATGAG TGTCGGAAGAAGCACAGCTACGTCTGCCCCGCATATGAAGCAACAGGATCCTGTCCTCAAGGGTCGAAATGCAAGCTTCATCATCCCAAAAACAGAAGCAAGGGAAAGAAAAGCAAGCAatcaagagagaagaagaatgcCCTAGGGCGATACTTTGGTTCAATGCATACAAGTGTTTCTGAACCTGGAACTGCACTGCCTGGAACATACTCAGCACAAGATAATTCCAAGGTTTATATTGGAGGAAGCATTGGTGACTATATCAGCCTTGACGATGGTGAAGCAGCCAGAGAAACTATCTATTTAGCGGATGAGCAAGCATCCTTCAGTGAGGGTGATCCTTTGGACTTGCAATTAGTTGAGCTTGATGAGCTAATTAAACCAATTCGCATAATGACTTAA